In Euwallacea similis isolate ESF13 chromosome 17, ESF131.1, whole genome shotgun sequence, a single window of DNA contains:
- the Cbl gene encoding E3 ubiquitin-protein ligase CBL-B, translating into MSGRNRPIQHKNLSTIFSKLQGAFSDVVAHPKFATDKRTLDKTWKLMDKVVKLCQHQRMNLKNSPPFILDILPDTYQRLRLIYSKYEDNMSALYSIEYFNVFIINLMRKCKQAIKLFKEGKDKMFDENSHYRRNLTKLSLVFSHMLSELKALFPSGWFAGDQFRITKSDAADFWKNNFGNSTLVPWKIFRQELNNVHPISSGLEAMALKSTIDLTCNDYISNFEFDVFTRLFQPWTTLLRNWQILAVTHPGYVAFLTYDEVKARLQRYINKAGSYVFRLSCTRLGQWAIGYVTPDGEILQTIPQNKSLIQALLDGYREGFYLYPDGRSNNPDLSWAVQPSQEDHIAVTQEQYELYCEMGSTFQLCKICAENDKDVRIEPCGHLLCTPCLTAWQAGSEGQGSQGCPFCRAEIKGTEQIVVDPFDPKKSHNRKNFPTVSQNSSNLDDEEEFEDAGELWNCAGSSLHALALKPRTEVSHSSSPMISPGSSPRFVRRNPPGTVVVPTTAPPPLPPRKSSPTHELPPIPTTSSHIPRNGTGITQGLCEAQSQSVTNLTSNHSIEIETLPKSSSMLEMRNPDVDHVELSTPETIVGLVVSNCDNNVIDTCKTPPRHLSCPSNRTAPKPLPPKSNTTPNISGKPYENVEVEQLPPKHKKRVNPLEREANVSYENLNMDYIKKLVSEGYSRDSVIRALGISRNNVDMACDILHEFGTKLG; encoded by the exons ATGTCGGGCAGGAATCGCCCCatacaacataaaaatttatcaacaaTATTCTCAAAACTTCAAGGAGCATTTTCGGATGTTGTGGCTCATCCAAAATTCGCAACGGACAAACGGACTTTGGACAAAACGTGGAAACTAATGGACAAAGTGGTGAAACTGTGCCAGCATCAAAGAATGAATTTGAAGAACTCTCCCCCATTCATACTGGACATTTTGCCAGATACCTACCAAAGACTGAGgcttatttattcaaaatatgaagACAACATGTCTGCATTGTATagtattgaatattttaatgtttttataatcaatttaatgagaaagtGTAAGCAGgcaattaaattgtttaaggAAGGCAAGGACAAAATGTTTGATGAAAATTCACATTACAGGAGAAATCtgacaaaattaagtttagTGTTTAGCCATATGTTAAGTGAACTTAAAGCACTGTTTCCCAGTGGATGGTTTGCAGGTGATCAATTCCGTATTACAAAGTCTGATGCTGCTGATTTTTGGAAGAATAATTTTGGCAATAG tacTTTGGTTCCTTGGAAGATCTTCCGTCAAGAGTTAAACAATGTCCATCCTATTAGTTCAGGGTTGGAAGCCATGGCCTTAAAATCCACAATAGATCTCACCTGTAATGACTACATATCCAACTTTGAATTTGATGTCTTCACAAG actGTTTCAGCCATGGACAACTTTGCTTCGCAACTGGCAGATTTTAGCAGTCACTCATCCAGGTTATGTTGCTTTTCTGACCTATGATGAAGTTAAAGCTCGGTTGCAGAGGTATATAAATAAAGCCGGCTCTTATGTATTTCGACTTTCCTGCACCCGACTTGGTCAATGGGCTATTGGTTATGTAACTCCAGATGGGGAAATACTGCAGACAATACCTCAAAATAAAAGCCTTATTCAAGCCCTCTTGGATGGCTATAGAGAAGGATT TTACCTGTACCCAGATGGAAGATCAAATAATCCAGATCTTTCTTGGGCGGTGCAGCCCAGTCAGGAAGACCATATAGCTGTGACGCAGGAGCAGTATGAATTGTATTGCGAGATGGGGAGTACATTtcagttgtgcaaaatatGCGCTGAAAACGACAAAGATGTGCGGATAGAACCGTGCGGCCATTTATTGTGCACACCGTGTTTAACAGCATGGCAAGCG gGTTCAGAAGGTCAAGGTAGCCAAGGATGTCCATTTTGCCGAGCGGAAATCAAAGGAACTGAGCAAATAGTAGTGGACCCGTTCGACCCCAAAAAATCCCACAACCGGAAGAACTTTCCCACTGTTTCTCAGAACAGTTCGAATCTGGACGACGAGGAGGAATTTGAG GATGCTGGCGAGTTATGGAACTGCGCAGGCAGCAGCCTGCATGCATTAGCACTGAAACCAAGGACTGAAGTTTCA CATTCTTCAAGTCCCATGATATCACCAGGAAGCAGTCCTAGATTCGTGAGACGCAATCCTCCAGGCACCGTAGTGGTTCCTACAACCGCTCCACCTCCTTTGCCACCGAGGAAGAGTTCCCCAACTCACGAATTACCTCCAATACCCACAACGTCCTCGCATATCCCACGTAACGGAACCGGTATCACACAAGGTCTATGCGAGGCACAATCACAATCTGTGACAAACCTGACTAGCAACCACTCCATAGAGATAGAAACTCTGCCTAAAAGCAGTTCAATGTTGGAGATGCGCAATCCGGATGTAGATCACGTAGAATTAAGCACTCCAGAAACTATTGTTGGTTTAGTAGTATCGAATTGTGATAACAACGTTATCGACACTTGTAAGACCCCTCCGCGACATTTGAGCTGTCCCTCTAATAGAACAGCACCAAAACCGTTACCTCCCAAGTCGAATACCACCCCCAATATCAGTGGAAAGCCTTACGAAAATGTGGAAGTTGAGCAGCTGCCTCCGAAACATAAAAAGCGGGTGAATCCACTGGAACGCGAAGCGAACGTAtcttatgaaaatttgaatatggATTACATAAAGAAATTAGTGAGCGAGGGCTATTCCAGGGATTCTGTAATCAGAGCTTTAGGTATATCGAGGAACAACGTGGATATGGCTTGTGATATTTTACACGAATTCGGTACAAAACTAGGATAG
- the aft gene encoding cap-specific mRNA (nucleoside-2'-O-)-methyltransferase 2 produces MHNSTGKGHPQFNKVFEFQRSPDWKLPDTVYSSPPFKSQKLQDMKHELNIVKGKLSQFDLAEWSSHTQRRDLAGYVIGHLKKKVQPELLTQAWCKFYEIVNKFPVIQDNLHCLKTLHLCEAPGAFICALNHYLVKNHPDSIWQWQANTLNPYYEGNSDSHMIADHRLINHTQNQWLFGLDETGDLLQYYNHEDIVSKINSCGKVNLVTADGSINCMCDPGEQETLVGFLHYCETLTALAVLEKGGSFVLKIFTVFENSTLCLLYLLNCTFKKTFLFKPATSKSGNSEVYLICLEYNGFDMLSPIWHNLTIPYQNGFFQSDLSMFSLMEIPENFICQVTTACTDFFLEKQISTINDNIHFYLYPNEEDKHNLHNCKIQIANLYIKIYRLSAINKKYRIVPYFNVHWKHQAECLSMTQFLCLKDCNILDYVGIKLGKRIDFVNTTNFASTKILDKLMLHLENDVITRKKTAKSLYNIAINKLSKSVIIININSFTLIPYYQYQKKLLFSFKTAILHRKHIFLINVPIHTHFLASLWCIIGSLFETIYCGPGWCLFYSCIETKLNVVNNLLSNIENVCDNTSNRPFDCDIINLFPSNLFCNDLNYITQFLSVYNTLQIPVYEQGVGSRI; encoded by the coding sequence ATGCATAACTCAACAGGAAAAGGCCACCCACAATTCAACAAAGTCTTTGAGTTCCAAAGAAGCCCTGACTGGAAGCTGCCTGACACTGTGTATTCCTCGCCTCCCTTTAAGAGTCAAAAACTTCAAGATATGAAACACGAACTCAATATTGTGAAGGGCAAACTGAGTCAATTTGACCTAGCCGAATGGTCGTCACATACTCAAAGACGAGATCTAGCTGGATATGTTATTGGccacttgaaaaaaaaagtccaACCCGAACTTTTGACTCAAGCTTGGtgtaaattttatgaaatagtAAACAAATTTCCAGTTATTCAAGATAATTTGCACTGTCTTAAAACACTACATTTATGTGAAGCTCCTGGAGCTTTTATATGTGCTTTAAACCATTATTTAGTGAAAAACCATCCAGATAGTATTTGGCAATGGCAGGCAAATACATTAAACCCCTATTATGAAGGCAATAGTGACTCTCACATGATTGCAGATCATAGATTAATAAATCACACACAAAATCAATGGTTGTTTGGACTGGATGAAACTGGTGATTTGCTGCAATATTACAATCATGAAGATATAGtaagtaaaattaattcatgTGGGAAAGTAAATTTGGTGACTGCAGATGGAAGTATAAACTGCATGTGTGATCCTGGAGAGCAGGAGACATTAGTGGGGTTCCTGCATTATTGTGAAACATTGACAGCCTTAGCAGTTCTTGAAAAAGGAGGCTCCTTTGTCTTGAAGATTTTCACAGTTTTCGAAAACTCCACTTTGTGCTTGCTATATCTACTAAATTGTACATTTAAGAAAACATTCTTATTTAAACCTGCCACATCAAAAAGTGGTAATTCTGAAGTGTACCTTATTTGTTTAGAATATAATGGATTTGACATGTTAAGTCCCATATGGCATAATTTAACAATTCCATAccaaaatggtttttttcaaTCAGATTTATCCATGTTTTCATTAATGGAAATTCCAGAGAATTTCATTTGTCAAGTGACCACTGCTtgtacagatttttttttggagaaacaaatatcaacaataaatGACAATATCCATTTCTACCTCTACCCTAATGAAGAGGACAAACATAATTTACATAACTGCAAAATCCAAATTGCAAAtctttacataaaaatatacaggttAAGTGCTATTAACAAGAAATACAGAATTGTTCCATACTTCAATGTCCATTGGAAACATCAAGCAGAATGCTTAAGTATGACACAATTTCTGTGTCTTAAGGATTGCAACATTTTGGATTATGTAGGtattaaattaggaaaaagaaTTGATTTTGTTAATACTACTAACTTTGCTTCTACAAAAATCTTGGATAAACTAATGCTACATCTGGAAAATGATGTAATTACCAGAAAAAAAACAGCAAAGAGCTTATATAATATAGCTATAAACAAGCTTTCTAAAAGCGTTATTATCATCAACATCAACTCATTCACATTAATACCTTATTatcaatatcaaaaaaagttgttgttttcctttaaaactGCAATTCTGCATAggaaacatatatttttgataaatgtcCCAATTCATACCCATTTTCTTGCATCATTGTGGTGTATTATAGGTAGTTTATTTGAAACTATATATTGTGGACCTGGTTGGTGTTTATTTTACTCCTGTATTGAAACCAAATTAAATGTTGTTAATAACTTGCTTTCAAACATTGAAAATGTGTGTGATAATACTAGTAATAGGCCATTTGACTGtgatataattaatttgtttccatcaaatttattttgtaatgaTCTCAATTATATAACTCAGTTTTTAAGTGTGTATAACACACTTCAAATTCCTGTTTATGAACAGGGAGTGGGTAGTAGAATATAG
- the LOC136414489 gene encoding peptide transporter family 1-like, with protein MYSDSTYPTAVLCIIAIEFCERFSLCGIRTILSLYLRNILLFSENASTVIYHIFIMLCHIIPLIGAVCADSFFGRYRTIRNFSLIYLAGNLLMCVAAVPVLDHNPIAISIFGLLFIAAGIGGVKPCVAAFGAEQFRIPEQKALLKHFFSVFYFTINLGGFVGMIVTPLMRKVVNCFGDDTCYALGFGFSALLMVMAILLFVLGKRFYKVKIPKRNIMLEFVKCSWYAAAEKCRRRSQRHEHWLDYSKDKFDWKLLEDMKAVFAILMLFVPLPIFWSLFDQQGSRWTFQAAHMDGNVLGFHVVPDQMQVMNPAMVLALIPIFDKFLYPCFERVHFLINPLHRMVIGGMTAGLAFVAAGILELVLEKGYPELPQRNHGSVNIVNTLPCSIMIFNSFSKMELLEAGRIFKIESVCHNRTRYDLMIEAPSKCDYIEFSREFFKVSALLEELQEDTFIIAVNEKLEIQGYMIDPIDFQTSITGAPKFRIDFIKNTDVLQNVTVSLISDSGLRDVYFVGIPPKGSVVTVSPYIEISQGVYGCLISSNSNKNHFEQHFHFAIGGVYSLIIQESHGEINFVKLYTMSKPNHINIMWQIPQYFLISVAEIMFGVAGLEFSFIQAPKSMKTVTMAGWYLSTAVGNFLVIVITQIDLFKSQAYEFFLFASLIVTDMMIFIEMASRYRFGISEVERSALIVEDSDEMQLEE; from the coding sequence ATGTATTCAGACTCTACGTATCCGACCGCAGTGCTCTGCATAATAGCTATCGAATTTTGTGAGAGATTTTCGTTATGCGGAATAAGAACAATCTTGTCGTTATACTTGAGGAACATTCTGCTTTTCAGCGAGAATGCATCCACCGTAATCTATCACATATTCATCATGTTGTGTCATATAATCCCGCTAATCGGAGCGGTTTGCGCGGACAGTTTTTTCGGACGGTACAGGACAATCAGGAACTTTTCACTAATCTACTTGGCGGGGAATTTATTAATGTGTGTAGCCGCAGTGCCCGTTTTGGATCACAATCCCATCGCTATTTCCATATTCGGACTCTTATTCATAGCTGCAGGTATTGGAGGCGTTAAGCCCTGCGTTGCTGCATTTGGCGCCGAACAATTCCGAATTCCCGAGCAAAAGGCACTTTTGAAACATTTCTTCTCCGTATTTTATTTCACTATAAACTTGGGAGGGTTCGTTGGAATGATCGTGACCCCCCTAATGCGCAAGGTGGTAAACTGTTTTGGGGACGATACGTGTTACGCTCTAGGGTTTGGATTTTCGGCCCTTTTGATGGTTATGGCTATACTGCTGTTCGTTTTGGGGAAGAGATTTTATAAGGTGAAAATCCCCAAGCGAAATATAATGTTGGAGTTCGTTAAGTGCTCTTGGTACGCTGCAGCTGAAAAATGTCGCCGTCGCAGCCAACGCCACGAGCATTGGCTGGACTATTCCAAAGACAAGTTCGATTGGAAGTTGCTCGAAGACATGAAAGCAGTGTTCGCAATATTGATGCTGTTTGTCCCTTTACCCATATTTTGGTCCTTGTTCGATCAACAAGGATCCAGATGGACCTTTCAAGCCGCGCACATGGATGGTAACGTTCTAGGTTTCCACGTGGTTCCCGATCAAATGCAAGTAATGAACCCTGCCATGGTTCTTGCATTAATTCCAATTTTCGACAAATTCTTGTACCCATGTTTCGAGAGGGTGCATTTCTTAATTAACCCTTTGCATCGCATGGTGATAGGGGGCATGACAGCTGGACTAGCTTTCGTAGCAGCAGGAATTCTAGAACTTGTATTGGAGAAAGGCTATCCTGAACTTCCACAACGAAACCACGGTTCAGTAAATATAGTGAATACTTTGCCCTGCAGCATTATGATCTTCAACTCGTTCAGTAAAATGGAACTTCTGGAGGCAGGCAGAATTTTTAAGATTGAAAGCGTGTGCCACAATCGAACACGATACGATTTGATGATTGAGGCTCCCTCAAAATGCGACTATATAGAGTTTTCAAGGGAATTCTTCAAAGTGAGCGCTCTTCTGGAAGAACTGCAGGAAGACACTTTTATTATCGCTGTAAATGAAAAACTGGAAATTCAAGGCTACATGATAGATCCCATAGATTTCCAAACATCTATTACAGGGGCCCCAAAATTCAGGATAgacttcattaaaaacacGGATGTGCTGCAGAACGTGACCGTTTCACTCATAAGCGATTCAGGTCTACGAGATGTTTACTTTGTAGGAATTCCCCCTAAAGGATCAGTCGTTACAGTGTCACCGtatattgaaatatctcaagGAGTCTACGGATGCCTCATAAGCAGCAACAGCAACAAGAATCACTTCGAGCAACATTTTCACTTTGCAATCGGAGGCGTTTATTCCTTGATCATACAAGAAAGTCACGGGGAAATTAACTTCGTCAAGCTCTACACGATGTCGAAACCAAATCACATTAATATCATGTGGCAAATCCCCCAGTACTTCCTAATCTCCGTAGCCGAAATTATGTTTGGAGTTGCTGGACTAGAATTCTCCTTCATACAAGCCCCAAAAAGCATGAAAACTGTTACGATGGCAGGATGGTACTTGTCCACAGCCGTTGGGAATTTCCTGGTTATAGTGATAACCCAGATAGATCTATTTAAGAGTCAGGCTTACGAGTTCTTCCTTTTTGCATCGCTTATTGTAACGGATATGATGATCTTCATTGAGATGGCTTCGAGGTATCGGTTTGGGATATCGGAAGTGGAAAGGTCAGCCCTCATTGTCGAGGATTCCGATGAAATGCAACTAGAGGAATAA
- the LOC136414466 gene encoding glycerol kinase 3-like: MKEIQENGHQQLVGVIDASTRTVKFCVFVSQHIQEIAEHAIDLEPITPQEGWSEQDPLKILEAVKLCMEKVVGQLGPKKEKNVITIGITNQRETTIVWDKTTGKPLYNAIVWNDIRTDSTVDLILAKIPENNKNHFKSICGLPVSPYFSAFKLKWLIHYVPAVKKAIKEKRCLFGTVDTWLLWNLTGGPNGGKHLTDVTNASRTFLMNIETLYWDSQLLSTFKIPQFLLPEIRSSSEIYGEIADGWPLKGVTISGILGNQQSALLGQSCFKEGMAKNTYRSGCFLLYNTGTSRVQSSHGLVTTLAYKFGDEPATYALEGSIAVAGAAMKWLRDNMGFIKNINDDTESLAKEVFSTGDVYFVPAFKGLYAPYWRKDARGIICGLTAFSTKQHIIRAALEAVCFQTRDILEAMNKDCGLPLAKLHVDGIMTTNNLLMQLQADITGIPVIRAHSKDITALGVAMAAGMAKGIEVWDINAEERELVPSDTFLPTSTEDERDTRYTKWKMAVQRSLGWVSPKKSAIMTEERYQLLASIPGSVYAILSFGLLILSQYFES; encoded by the exons ATGAAAGAGATTCAAGAAAATGGTCATCAACAACTTGTGGGGGTGATAGATGCCAGCACAAGAACAGtgaaattttgtgtttttgttaGTCAGCACATCCAGGAAATTGCTGAACATGCCATAGATTTAGAACCAATAACACCACAGGAGGGATGGTCAGAACAAGaccctttaaaaatattagaagCTGTTAAGTTGTGCATGGAGAAAGTTGTTGGGCAACTAGGGcccaaaaaag aaaagaaTGTGATAACAATCGGTATAACAAATCAAAGAGAAACAACGATAGTTTGGGACAAAACAACTGGGAAACCCCTTTATAATGCCATTG tTTGGAATGATATAAGGACAGATTCAACTGTTGATCTAATATTAGCCAAAATACCggaaaacaacaaaaaccaCTTTAAATCAATTTGCGGGCTTCCAGTTTCTCCATATTTCAgtgcatttaaattaaaatggttaATTCATTACGTGCCGGCAGTGAAAAAGGCCATTAAGGAGAAAAGATGTCTTTTTGGGACCGTTGATACCTGGCTGCTATGG AATTTAACTGGTGGCCCAAATGGTGGCAAACATCTGACCGACGTCACAAATGCTTCTCGCACATTCCTAATGAACATAGAAACCCTCTACTGGGATTCGCAGTTACTTAGCACCTTCAAAATACCTCAATTCTTGTTGCCTGAAATTAGGAGTAGTTCAGAAATATATGGAGAAATTGCTGATGGGTGGCCATTGAAAGGAGTGACCATTTCCGGG ATTTTAGGTAACCAACAATCCGCCTTATTAGGGCAGAGTTGTTTTAAAGAGGGCATGGCCAAAAACACCTACCGAAGCGGCTGTTTTCTTCTCTACAACACGGGCACTAGT AGAGTTCAATCATCGCACGGTTTGGTGACGACTCTAGCGTATAAATTTGGAGATGAACCCGCTACATATGCTTTGGAAG gtaGTATTGCCGTGGCTGGTGCTGCCATGAAGTGGTTAAGGGACAATATGGGCTTTATAAAGAACATAAATGACGACACAGAGTCATTAGCTAAAGAGGTGTTTAGCACGGGGGATGTCTACTTCGTTCCTGCCTTCAAGGGCTTATACGCTCCATATTGGAGAAAAGATGCCAGAGG GATAATTTGTGGTCTGACGGCATTCTCAACAAAGCAGCATATAATTAGAGCGGCATTAGAAGCTGTGTGCTTTCAGACTAGAGATATTTTAGAAGCCATGAATAAAGATTGCGGATTGCCTTTAGCTAAACTTCACGTTGATGGAATTATGACTACGAATAATCTCTTAATGCAGTTACAG GCAGATATTACTGGCATCCCCGTTATTCGGGCTCACTCCAAAGATATTACTGCACTTGGCGTGGCAATGGCCGCGGGAATGGCCAAAGGAATAGAAGTTTGGGATATTAATGCCGAAGAAAGAGAACTCGTTCCAAGTGATACGTTTTTGCCTACGTCAACTGAAGATG aaagAGACACAAGGTATACCAAATGGAAAATGGCAGTACAGCGATCCCTTGGTTGGGTTTCACCTAAGAAATCAGCTATTATGACAG aGGAGAGATACCAATTATTAGCTAGCATACCGGGCAGCGTTTACGCGATATTAAGTTTTGGGCTTCTAATACTCTCACAATACtttgaaagttaa
- the LOC136414311 gene encoding probable palmitoyltransferase ZDHHC24 produces MVIRKKIYSKSLGDACVTTFMFAIIPVIYYFELWIVLPKFHEPWGVTYIFHFLMGNFILLNVSSNLIAIILTDTSISGKILPSDAAKNWRFCSVCETLAPPRSWHCPSCNACILKRDHHCMFTSCCIGHNNHRFFLVFVFYIFIATLYSTVFNIQFIYHYVKFDSWVSVVKIVFPLATLFLEWTENQLYLSFILIVMLGCFFTAALLIYQLRLILNGLVTYERNEKLSMYDQGKLENLKVVLGKRWTLVWISPFMESELPCDGVIWEIRDSIKAK; encoded by the coding sequence ATGGTAATTCGAAAAAAGATATACTCAAAGTCACTCGGTGATGCCTGTGTTACCACATTCATGTTTGCGATAATCCCagtaatatattattttgagtTATGGATAGTGCTCCCTAAATTCCATGAACCATGGGGCGTCACCTATATTTTCCACTTCCTCATGGGAAATTTTATTCTCCTAAACGTTTCTTCAAACTTAATCGCCATTATCCTGACTGACACCAGCATTTCCGGAAAAATTTTACCATCAGATGCTGCAAAAAACTGGAGGTTTTGTTCAGTTTGTGAGACCTTGGCCCCTCCACGGTCTTGGCACTGCCCCTCCTGCAACGCATGCATTTTAAAAAGGGATCACCATTGCATGTTTACAAGTTGCTGTATAGGACATAACAACCATAGATTTTTCCtagtttttgtattttacatttttattgctacTTTATATTCAACAGTATTCaacattcaatttatttaccaCTATGTTAAGTTTGATTCATGGGTTTCTGTAGTTAAAATAGTGTTTCCTTTAGCCACTTTGTTTTTAGAATGGACTGAAAATCAGCTGTATCTTTCCTTTATACTAATAGTTATGTTAGGATGCTTTTTTACAGCTGCATTGTTGATTTATCAGTTGCGTTTAATATTAAATGGCTTAGTTACTTATGAGAGAAATGAAAAGTTGAGCATGTATGATCAGGgcaaacttgaaaatttgaaagttgtCTTAGGGAAACGGTGGACACTGGTGTGGATTAGTCCTTTTATGGAAAGTGAGCTACCATGTGATGGAGTAATTTGGGAAATTAGGGATTctataaaagcaaaataa